The Streptococcus sp. 29896 genome includes a region encoding these proteins:
- a CDS encoding heavy metal translocating P-type ATPase → MQKESVRIAGMTCASCAMTVEKAVGKLTGVEEASVNLATEKLSVSYNPDLLSLAEIGAAVEKAGYRMVRNLVTETYAIEGMTCASCAMTVEKALGKLAGVEEVAVNLATEKASITYGKDRLSTREILSAVEAAGYKAIKPEVKGDTDLTDRQGEKIANLWTRFIWSAVFTLPLLYIAMGPMVNLPLPQWLHEPMTFALSQLILLLPIVYLGRSFFTKGFQTLLAGHPNMDSLIAIGTSSAIAQGLIMLVLIAQDAVEMTHGGHPELYFESGAVILTLITLGKYLEAVSKGRTSEAIKHLMDLAPKTAQVLRDGQEVQVALEDVVVGDIVVVRPGEKIAVDGVVVEGQSTVDESMLTGESLPVSKSVGDQVVGASLNKTGAFRFQATRVGQDTSLAQIIQLVEAAQGSKAPIAKLADQVSAVFVPIVMGLATLSGLAWLVLGQHSWIFSLSITISVLVIACPCALGLATPTAIMVGTGKGAENGVLFKSGQALEILPKIEVMVFDKTGTITQGQPQVTDLIAFTDQTDQELLQLAASSEQDSEHPLGQAILDAAKEASLELLPTTNFQSHAGKGLSVTIAERTIYFGNAKLMQDAGVGVAVASQQAERLASQGKTPMYLAEAGQLLALIAVADTVKETSGQAIAKLRQQGVEVVMLTGDNEKTAQAIAKEVGIDRVISDVLPEDKARQIQTLQAEGKRVAMVGDGINDAPALAQADLGLAIGSGTDVAIESADVVLMRSDLLDLPRALTLSRATMRTIKQNLFWAFAYNVLGIPVAMGLLHLFGGPLLNPMLAGAAMSLSSVSVLLNALRLKSIKPI, encoded by the coding sequence ATGCAAAAAGAAAGTGTCAGAATAGCAGGTATGACCTGTGCATCTTGTGCCATGACCGTTGAAAAAGCTGTCGGGAAATTGACAGGAGTCGAAGAAGCCAGTGTCAATCTGGCAACGGAAAAACTAAGTGTCAGCTACAATCCAGACCTTCTCAGCTTGGCAGAGATTGGGGCCGCGGTGGAAAAGGCTGGATATAGAATGGTCCGCAATCTTGTGACGGAAACCTATGCTATTGAAGGCATGACCTGTGCCTCCTGTGCTATGACGGTGGAGAAGGCCCTTGGAAAACTGGCTGGTGTAGAAGAAGTAGCTGTTAATCTGGCGACAGAAAAGGCCAGTATCACCTATGGCAAGGACCGTTTGAGTACAAGAGAAATCCTATCAGCAGTTGAGGCAGCAGGTTACAAGGCTATCAAGCCAGAAGTAAAAGGTGACACAGACCTGACAGACAGGCAGGGAGAGAAGATTGCTAACCTCTGGACTCGCTTTATCTGGTCGGCAGTCTTTACTCTTCCACTGCTCTATATTGCTATGGGTCCTATGGTAAATTTGCCCTTGCCCCAGTGGTTGCATGAGCCTATGACCTTTGCCTTGTCCCAGTTGATTTTGCTCCTACCGATTGTTTATCTTGGACGGAGTTTCTTTACCAAGGGCTTTCAGACCCTGCTAGCAGGTCATCCCAATATGGACTCTCTGATAGCCATTGGTACCAGCTCTGCTATTGCCCAAGGCCTGATCATGCTGGTCCTCATCGCTCAAGATGCAGTCGAGATGACGCATGGTGGACATCCCGAACTTTACTTTGAGTCGGGGGCGGTCATCTTGACCTTGATTACGCTGGGCAAGTATCTGGAGGCGGTGTCCAAGGGGAGAACGTCCGAGGCCATTAAGCACCTCATGGACTTGGCACCCAAGACGGCTCAGGTTCTGCGAGATGGGCAGGAAGTGCAGGTGGCCTTAGAAGATGTGGTGGTGGGCGATATTGTCGTCGTCCGTCCAGGTGAAAAAATTGCAGTGGATGGTGTTGTGGTCGAGGGACAATCGACTGTCGATGAGTCCATGCTGACAGGAGAGAGCCTGCCCGTCAGCAAGTCTGTCGGGGATCAGGTGGTCGGAGCCTCCCTCAATAAGACCGGAGCCTTTCGCTTTCAGGCGACCCGCGTGGGTCAGGATACCAGTCTTGCACAGATTATCCAGCTGGTTGAGGCGGCTCAGGGCTCCAAGGCACCTATTGCCAAGCTGGCTGATCAGGTGTCGGCTGTCTTTGTGCCCATTGTCATGGGGCTTGCGACCCTCTCAGGTCTGGCTTGGCTGGTCCTAGGTCAGCACTCTTGGATTTTCTCCCTCTCCATTACCATTTCGGTCTTGGTCATCGCCTGTCCTTGTGCACTGGGCTTGGCGACGCCAACGGCTATCATGGTCGGGACTGGCAAGGGGGCGGAGAACGGCGTCCTCTTCAAGTCAGGTCAGGCACTGGAAATCCTTCCTAAGATTGAGGTCATGGTCTTTGATAAGACGGGCACCATTACCCAAGGGCAGCCACAGGTGACCGACCTGATTGCCTTCACTGACCAGACAGACCAGGAACTTCTCCAGCTGGCAGCCAGCAGTGAGCAGGATTCGGAGCACCCGCTGGGTCAGGCCATTCTGGATGCGGCCAAGGAGGCTAGTCTGGAGCTCTTGCCCACGACCAACTTCCAGTCCCATGCTGGTAAGGGTTTGTCAGTGACCATAGCAGAGCGGACCATTTACTTTGGCAATGCCAAGCTGATGCAGGATGCAGGTGTCGGTGTAGCAGTTGCCAGCCAGCAGGCAGAGCGACTAGCCAGTCAAGGTAAGACCCCTATGTATCTAGCAGAAGCAGGTCAGCTTCTGGCTCTCATCGCCGTAGCCGATACCGTAAAAGAAACCAGTGGCCAGGCTATCGCCAAACTGCGTCAGCAAGGTGTGGAAGTGGTCATGCTGACAGGGGATAATGAAAAAACGGCCCAAGCCATTGCCAAGGAAGTCGGCATTGACCGCGTGATTAGCGATGTCCTGCCAGAAGACAAGGCCCGTCAAATCCAAACCTTGCAGGCAGAAGGCAAGCGAGTAGCTATGGTTGGTGACGGTATCAATGACGCACCAGCTTTGGCACAGGCAGACTTGGGACTGGCCATTGGCTCTGGTACTGATGTAGCTATTGAATCAGCAGATGTGGTCTTGATGCGGAGTGACTTGTTGGACCTACCGCGAGCTTTGACACTTAGTCGAGCAACTATGCGGACCATTAAACAAAATCTCTTCTGGGCCTTTGCCTACAATGTTTTGGGCATTCCAGTTGCCATGGGACTACTGCACTTGTTTGGCGGTCCCCTGCTTAATCCCATGTTAGCAGGAGCAGCTATGAGCCTGAGTTCAGTATCCGTCCTCTTAAACGCTCTGCGATTGAAAAGTATTAAACCGATTTAG
- the tehB gene encoding SAM-dependent methyltransferase TehB: MTVLVPYKRMPNWNQETVPKEFLNRHTTKPATWAKLRVVKGQVRFEFLSELDEILSSFVYGPADDIPFVEPEVWHRVALLTEDTEFFLEFFCQPEDFFAKKYNLSRTHSEVLEALKMIEPCKVLDLGSGRGRNSLYLAQRGFEVIAVDKDEQSLQILHHIKEMEDLDLQAGTYEINSASLEQDYDWIISTVVFMFLERDRVPAIIRNMQEQTRPGGYNLIVAAMDTEDAPCPMNFSFTFGEGELKEYYRDWELVKYNEDFGQLHKRDEDGNFLKMRFATMLARKK, translated from the coding sequence ATGACAGTTTTAGTTCCTTACAAACGCATGCCGAATTGGAATCAGGAGACAGTTCCCAAAGAATTTTTGAACAGACACACGACTAAGCCTGCAACCTGGGCCAAATTGCGTGTGGTAAAAGGACAGGTTCGCTTTGAATTTCTTTCGGAGCTAGATGAGATTTTGTCTAGTTTTGTCTACGGTCCAGCAGATGATATCCCTTTTGTGGAACCAGAGGTTTGGCATCGAGTAGCCTTATTGACAGAAGATACGGAATTTTTCTTGGAATTTTTCTGTCAGCCAGAGGATTTTTTTGCCAAAAAATACAACCTGAGTCGAACACACTCAGAGGTTTTAGAAGCCTTGAAAATGATTGAGCCATGCAAGGTATTGGATTTAGGTTCTGGTCGGGGGCGAAATAGTCTCTATTTGGCCCAAAGAGGTTTTGAGGTGATTGCGGTAGATAAGGATGAGCAAAGTCTTCAAATCTTACATCATATAAAGGAGATGGAGGATTTGGACCTGCAAGCTGGAACCTATGAGATCAACTCGGCCAGTTTGGAGCAGGACTATGATTGGATTATCTCGACCGTGGTCTTCATGTTCTTGGAGCGGGATCGGGTGCCAGCCATTATCCGCAATATGCAGGAGCAAACACGACCTGGTGGCTATAACTTGATCGTGGCGGCCATGGATACGGAAGATGCACCCTGTCCTATGAATTTCTCCTTTACTTTCGGCGAAGGTGAGTTGAAGGAATACTATCGTGACTGGGAATTGGTCAAGTATAATGAAGATTTTGGTCAGCTCCATAAGCGTGATGAAGATGGCAATTTCCTCAAGATGCGGTTTGCGACCATGCTAGCAAGGAAGAAGTAG
- a CDS encoding zinc-binding dehydrogenase, with protein MKTAIYEKAGKITVAEIEKPSLQAKDDVIIKVVRACVCGSDLWRYDENVPHEHGDANSGHEAIGIVEEVGEDITTLVPGDFVIVPFTHGCGHCDACRTGFDGTCDNHPGYQNFGNNYQSQYIRFHYGNWALVKVPGQPSDYSEGMIKSLLTLADVMPTGYHAARVADVKPGDKIVVIGDGAVGQCAVIAAKMRGASQIIMMSRHADRQQMALESGATAVVAERGEEGIAKVREILGGGADAALECVGTEASIDQALGVLHNGGRIGFVGVPHYSNHALGSTFSTNIIIGGGAASVTTYVKDFLLDAVLKGQINPGRVFTQTYSLDNIDQAYKDMANRKTIKAMVTVD; from the coding sequence ATGAAAACAGCTATTTATGAAAAAGCCGGTAAGATAACCGTTGCAGAAATCGAAAAACCAAGTCTTCAAGCTAAGGATGATGTCATTATCAAGGTCGTTCGGGCCTGTGTCTGTGGGTCGGACCTCTGGCGTTATGATGAGAATGTTCCCCACGAACATGGCGACGCCAACTCCGGTCATGAAGCCATCGGGATCGTTGAAGAGGTAGGCGAAGATATTACAACCCTTGTTCCTGGTGACTTTGTGATTGTTCCATTTACACACGGTTGCGGACACTGTGATGCTTGTCGTACAGGCTTTGACGGTACCTGTGACAACCATCCAGGCTACCAAAACTTTGGTAACAACTACCAATCACAGTACATCCGTTTCCACTACGGTAATTGGGCTTTGGTCAAAGTCCCTGGTCAGCCGAGCGACTACTCAGAGGGCATGATTAAATCGCTACTAACATTGGCAGATGTTATGCCAACTGGCTACCACGCAGCTCGCGTAGCAGATGTCAAACCAGGCGACAAGATCGTCGTTATCGGTGACGGAGCGGTTGGACAATGTGCCGTTATCGCTGCAAAAATGCGCGGAGCTTCTCAGATTATCATGATGAGCCGTCACGCAGATCGTCAGCAAATGGCTTTGGAATCTGGTGCAACTGCTGTTGTGGCAGAACGGGGAGAGGAAGGCATTGCCAAAGTTCGTGAAATCCTAGGTGGAGGCGCTGATGCTGCTCTCGAATGTGTCGGAACAGAAGCCTCCATTGACCAAGCCCTCGGTGTTCTTCACAATGGCGGTCGCATCGGTTTTGTTGGCGTACCACACTATAGCAACCATGCCCTTGGATCCACCTTCTCCACCAACATTATCATCGGAGGCGGTGCGGCTTCTGTCACAACCTATGTCAAAGACTTTCTGCTCGATGCCGTCCTCAAAGGACAGATCAATCCAGGTCGAGTCTTCACCCAAACTTACAGCCTGGACAATATCGACCAAGCCTACAAAGACATGGCCAATCGTAAAACGATTAAAGCAATGGTGACGGTGGATTAA
- a CDS encoding ABC transporter ATP-binding protein encodes MTTFKQILKPIRIQRLVTFFFQLLSILFSLSQPILIGNLIDQISQINQGGRMDAIYHTIFLLVLVSILDFLIYYTKDFFFQQTLAKGIMLMRYHVMSAALGEPLSSFNHQENGDKLNKILNDSETYAKYLVYLIPETIIFMTRLLIIYSIFFVTSFELTVIIFGIFVAYTCIYLALNKSIKPRIQTESESYSKVMEDTVELLQGRETIKLGLKDTFFKRRFQDSLNRYLVSKTQVLRVSSLDSAFMNFFYSIIPITILGVGVFLVLQGKLTLGSLFTLQSYTHWILDPVFSITTLNRLKQQADVALPRLQEFFKHEESVERPVLKQKLSRIQTLELQKVCFAYESNQNMIQELDLRLEVGSRLAVVGQTGSGKSTLSKLLLGILHPTSGHILVNGQNLFDFETEDLLVRISYLPQDVFLFAAGVRENIQFDQGWELSEQVIAGLHLEDLLGREVDSKHSLSGGERQRIGIARSLNRSVDVLIYDEPTSALDQATEDSVVATIASYLDENPAIFIAITHRKKILEICNQQLELTGGGSWQLSSI; translated from the coding sequence ATGACTACTTTTAAACAGATTTTAAAGCCGATTCGGATACAGAGATTGGTAACCTTCTTCTTTCAATTACTATCGATTCTCTTTTCCCTTAGCCAACCCATCTTGATAGGCAATTTGATTGACCAAATAAGTCAAATCAATCAAGGGGGGAGAATGGATGCCATCTATCATACAATCTTTCTACTAGTACTAGTTTCTATCTTAGATTTTTTAATCTATTATACAAAAGATTTCTTCTTTCAACAGACTCTGGCAAAAGGGATTATGCTTATGCGTTATCATGTCATGTCAGCTGCTTTGGGAGAGCCTCTATCTTCCTTCAATCATCAGGAAAATGGTGATAAACTCAATAAAATTCTGAACGATAGTGAGACTTATGCAAAATACTTGGTCTATTTGATTCCAGAGACCATTATTTTTATGACGCGCCTGCTGATCATCTATAGTATTTTCTTTGTAACTAGTTTTGAACTGACAGTCATTATCTTTGGTATTTTTGTAGCTTATACTTGTATCTATTTAGCTCTCAATAAGAGTATTAAGCCCAGAATTCAGACTGAAAGCGAATCTTATTCTAAGGTAATGGAGGATACGGTCGAATTATTGCAAGGTCGAGAAACTATTAAACTCGGACTGAAGGATACATTTTTTAAGAGACGTTTTCAAGATTCTTTAAATCGCTATCTGGTTTCAAAAACACAAGTATTGCGAGTGTCGTCCTTAGATAGTGCATTTATGAATTTCTTTTATTCCATTATTCCCATCACTATTCTAGGAGTTGGTGTCTTTCTAGTATTACAAGGGAAGTTGACTTTAGGCAGTTTATTTACCTTGCAGTCCTATACACATTGGATTTTAGATCCTGTTTTTAGCATCACAACGCTGAATCGGTTAAAACAACAAGCTGATGTCGCTTTGCCACGATTGCAGGAATTTTTTAAGCATGAGGAATCAGTAGAAAGGCCTGTATTGAAGCAGAAATTAAGCAGAATTCAGACCTTGGAACTTCAGAAGGTTTGCTTTGCTTATGAGTCCAATCAGAATATGATTCAAGAGTTAGATTTGAGGTTAGAAGTCGGTAGTCGTTTGGCAGTTGTTGGACAGACAGGCAGTGGTAAGTCAACCTTGTCAAAATTGTTGCTAGGAATTCTTCATCCAACTAGTGGTCATATTTTAGTGAATGGACAAAATCTATTCGATTTTGAGACAGAAGATTTATTGGTTCGTATATCCTATTTACCACAAGATGTCTTTTTATTTGCGGCTGGGGTACGCGAGAATATCCAGTTTGATCAAGGATGGGAACTCTCAGAACAGGTCATTGCAGGCTTGCATCTGGAAGATTTGTTGGGGCGAGAAGTTGACAGCAAACACTCTCTATCAGGTGGAGAAAGACAGCGTATTGGAATCGCTAGAAGTTTAAATCGATCAGTTGATGTACTGATTTACGATGAACCGACCTCAGCCTTGGACCAAGCAACTGAAGACTCGGTCGTTGCCACGATTGCATCCTACCTAGATGAAAACCCTGCTATTTTTATTGCCATTACACATCGAAAGAAAATTTTAGAGATTTGTAATCAGCAATTAGAGTTGACTGGTGGGGGGAGTTGGCAGTTGAGTAGTATATAA
- the smpB gene encoding SsrA-binding protein SmpB → MAKGEGNVIAQNKKARHDYTIVDTVEAGMVLTGTEIKSIRAGRINLKDGFAQIKQGEAWLVNVHIAPYDEGNIWNQEPTRTRKLLLRKKQIESLGNEVKGTGMTLVPLKVYIKDGFAKVLIGLAKGKHDYDKRESIKRREQDRDIKRTMKAINSR, encoded by the coding sequence ATGGCCAAGGGTGAGGGCAATGTGATTGCGCAGAATAAAAAAGCCCGCCACGACTATACCATTGTCGATACAGTGGAGGCGGGGATGGTCCTAACGGGGACGGAGATTAAGTCTATTCGTGCGGGGCGGATCAATCTTAAGGACGGCTTTGCCCAGATCAAGCAGGGCGAGGCTTGGTTGGTCAATGTCCATATCGCTCCCTACGATGAGGGCAATATCTGGAACCAGGAGCCGACGCGGACCCGCAAGCTCCTCTTGCGGAAGAAGCAAATCGAGTCCTTGGGGAATGAAGTCAAGGGAACTGGGATGACCCTGGTGCCCCTCAAGGTCTATATCAAGGACGGCTTTGCCAAGGTCTTGATTGGGCTTGCCAAAGGGAAGCACGACTACGACAAGCGAGAGTCCATCAAACGCCGTGAGCAAGACCGCGATATCAAACGGACTATGAAAGCTATCAATAGTCGCTAA